In Plasmodium falciparum 3D7 genome assembly, chromosome: 6, the following proteins share a genomic window:
- a CDS encoding SNARE associated Golgi protein, putative: MNKAKIKLMTHETDILSSISKKKQNKEVKLHLFYLSLIFLFFILLITLYIYLIPGLNIEGKKKLKILIPKNFKDLINFNKREKIKILYDSLVSYKNEHGMVLLILLSLLYIFYQSFPIFLWWMTGTASIITILIGAFYNYVFSILYCSILSTISPLIAYAIIVYYGKTVIEHFFKKSLIQFQEKIKKRVKNKLDLFFYIAILRLTPIFPNSLINILGATLSLPVIPFVLATYIGLLPNTIILVSIGQALNRLSSVNMKHQFYVPITFIILLLLFQKIVSSKYKEISL, encoded by the exons atgaataaagcgaaaataaaattaatgacACATGAAACAGATATATTGTCAtctatttcaaaaaaaaaacaaaataaagagGTTAAGCttcatcttttttatctatccttaatatttcttttctttatattactTATAACATTGTACATATATCTAATACCAG GTTTAAATATTGAAGGCAAAAAGAaactaaaaatattaattccTAAAAACTTTAaagatttaataaatttcaaTAAAAGAgagaaaattaaaattctATATGATTCTTTagtatcatataaaaatgagcATGGAATGGTTTTATTAATCCTATTATCAttactttatattttctatcaATCTTTTCCAATTTTTTTATGGTGGATGACTGGAACAGCTAGTATTATAACCATATTAATAGGagctttttataattatgttttttctattttatattgttctATTTTATCAACCATATCTCCATTGATTGCATATGCAATAATTGTTTATTATGGAAAAACAGTCAttgaacatttttttaagaaatcCCTTATACAATTTCaagaaaaaatcaaaaaaagagttaaaaataaattggacttatttttttatatagctATTTTAAGATTAACTCCAATTTTCCCCAAttctttaattaatatacttGGAGCAACTTTATCACTTCCTGTAATTCCATTTGTATTAGCAACGTATATTGGACTTTTACCAAATACTATCATATTGG TTTCCATAGGACAAGCATTAAACAGATTATCTTCAGTAAATATGAAGCATCAATTTTATGTACCCataacatttataatattgttgttactttttcaaaaaatagtAAGCAGTAAATATAAAGAGATAAGTCTTTAG
- a CDS encoding succinate dehydrogenase subunit 3, putative — MVRKAFYLPALFLGGASLSHFYASKELDEIEKEVKKSIWGFSTGVVIGLVIGICIGTNYYYIFNKIFSIFDYFMKDPEEEKDE, encoded by the coding sequence ATGGTAAGAAAGGCATTTTATTTACCAGCTTTATTTTTAGGTGGAGCGTCTTTAAGTCATTTTTATGCATCGAAAGAATTAGAtgaaatagaaaaagaaGTGAAAAAATCCATCTGGGGATTTTCAACTGGTGTAGTAATAGGGCTAGTAATTGGAATATGTATAGgaacaaattattattacattttcaacaaaatattttcaatctttgattattttatgaaagatccggaagaagaaaaagatgaaTAA